The following coding sequences are from one Comamonas koreensis window:
- a CDS encoding ribonuclease HI family protein: MTSATWIAYIDGSALPNPGRMRIGGIAYAPDGASHRFSQAVGHTGCNNEAEALAAIHALQWLQGMGAREVLLHTDSSILAAQMAEPAAKPIARLAALYEQARSLRAGFAQLEVRWVPRHKNTVADALARGEAAPADDAVDAAAMTSMA, encoded by the coding sequence ATGACATCAGCCACCTGGATCGCCTATATCGACGGCAGCGCCCTGCCCAACCCGGGGCGCATGCGCATTGGCGGCATTGCCTATGCGCCCGATGGGGCGAGCCACCGCTTTAGCCAGGCAGTAGGCCATACCGGCTGCAACAACGAGGCCGAAGCACTGGCCGCCATCCATGCCCTTCAATGGCTGCAAGGCATGGGCGCACGCGAGGTGCTACTGCACACCGACAGCAGCATTCTGGCCGCGCAAATGGCAGAGCCCGCCGCCAAGCCGATTGCCCGCCTGGCTGCACTGTATGAACAGGCCCGTTCTCTGCGTGCTGGCTTTGCACAGCTGGAGGTGCGCTGGGTGCCGCGCCACAAGAACACCGTAGCCGATGCCTTGGCGCGCGGTGAAGCGGCACCGGCAGACGATGCGGTAGATGCAGCAGCGATGACCAGCATGGCCTGA
- a CDS encoding efflux RND transporter permease subunit, producing MNLSRFFIDRPIFAGVLSLLIFLAGLIAMRALPISEYPEVVPPSVVVRAQYPGANPKVIAETVATPLEESINGVEGMLYMGSQATTDGVMTLTVTFKLGTDPDKAQQLVQNRVSQAEPRLPEEVRRLGVTTVKSSPDITMVVHMVSPNGRYDIDYLRNYAVLNVKDRLARIQGVGQVQIFGGGDYSMRAWLDPQKVAQRGLSASDVVAAIRGQNVQAAAGVVGASPGLPGVDTQLSINAQGRLSSTEEFGDIIVKTGSDGAVTRLRDIARLELGAADYSLRSLLNNEPAVGMGVFQAPGSNALEISENVRNTMAELQKNMPEGVEFRIAYDPTQFVRASIDSVIHTLLEAIALVVVVVIVFLQTWRASIIPLLAVPVSVVGTFAVLHLLGFSINALSLFGLVLAIGIVVDDAIVVVENVERNIEAGLSPREATYQAMREVSGPIIAIALVLVAVFVPLAFISGLTGQFYKQFAVTIAISTVISAINSLTLSPALAALLLKGHDEPKDALTRGMDRVLGGFFRRFNAVFHRGSEAYSGGVRRVIGHKAGMFVVYLALVGATWGLFHMVPGGFVPAQDKQYLVGFAQLPDGATLDRTEDVIKRMGDIVKDNPNVQDAIAFPGLSINGFTNSSNSGIVFVSLKPFAERTRADQSGGAVAGQLNQAFGQIQDAFIAMFPPPPVSGLGTTGGFKLQIEDRASLGYEAMDGAVKAFMAKAYQTPELTGIFSSWQVNVPQLFADIDRTKARQLGVPVTDIFETLQIYLGSLYANDFNQFGRTYSVRVQADAGFRARAEDVGALKVRSTTGEMVPLSALMKLEPSFGPERAMRYNGFLSADVNGGPAPGFSSGQAREAVERIAAETLPQGISFEWTELTYQEILAGNSAALVFPLAILLVFLVLAAQYESLTLPLAIVLIVPMGLLAAMTGVWLSHGDNNVFTQIGLVVLVGLSAKNAILIVEFARELEFAGRTPVQAAIEASRLRLRPILMTSMAFIMGVLPLVLSKGAGAEMRSAMGVAVFAGMIGVTAFGLFLTPVFYVLLRKLAGNRPLKQHGAHVAPITTPVPAPVHGAGSGQPILAAARGHDE from the coding sequence ATGAATTTATCCCGATTTTTCATCGACCGCCCGATCTTTGCGGGCGTGCTGTCGCTGCTGATCTTTCTGGCAGGGCTGATCGCCATGCGGGCCTTGCCCATCTCGGAGTACCCCGAGGTGGTACCACCCTCGGTGGTGGTGCGCGCCCAGTACCCCGGCGCCAACCCCAAGGTGATCGCCGAAACCGTGGCCACGCCGCTCGAAGAATCCATCAACGGTGTCGAAGGCATGCTCTACATGGGCAGCCAGGCCACCACCGATGGCGTGATGACCCTGACCGTGACCTTCAAGCTGGGCACCGACCCGGACAAGGCCCAGCAGCTGGTGCAAAACCGCGTCTCGCAAGCCGAGCCGCGCCTGCCCGAAGAAGTGCGCCGCCTGGGCGTGACGACAGTTAAGAGTTCGCCCGACATCACCATGGTTGTCCATATGGTCTCGCCCAATGGCCGCTATGACATCGATTACCTGCGCAACTACGCCGTGCTCAATGTCAAGGACCGCCTCGCGCGTATCCAGGGCGTCGGCCAGGTGCAGATCTTTGGCGGTGGCGATTACTCGATGCGTGCCTGGCTCGACCCGCAAAAGGTGGCGCAACGCGGCCTGTCGGCCAGCGATGTGGTCGCCGCCATCCGCGGCCAGAATGTGCAAGCCGCTGCCGGCGTCGTCGGTGCATCGCCCGGTCTGCCCGGCGTGGACACGCAGCTGTCGATCAACGCCCAGGGGCGCCTGTCCAGCACTGAAGAGTTTGGCGACATCATCGTCAAGACCGGCTCGGACGGTGCGGTGACGCGCCTGCGCGACATTGCCCGCCTGGAGTTGGGCGCGGCAGATTACTCGCTGCGTTCGCTGTTGAACAACGAACCGGCCGTCGGTATGGGCGTGTTCCAGGCCCCGGGCTCCAATGCGCTCGAGATCTCGGAAAACGTGCGCAACACCATGGCCGAGCTGCAAAAGAACATGCCCGAAGGCGTGGAGTTCCGCATCGCCTATGACCCGACCCAGTTCGTGCGCGCCTCCATCGACTCGGTGATCCACACCTTGCTCGAAGCCATCGCGCTGGTCGTGGTCGTCGTGATTGTGTTCCTGCAGACCTGGCGCGCCTCCATCATTCCGCTGCTGGCCGTACCGGTATCGGTCGTGGGAACGTTCGCCGTTTTGCACCTGCTGGGCTTCTCGATCAATGCGCTCAGCCTGTTTGGCTTGGTGCTGGCCATCGGTATCGTGGTCGATGACGCGATCGTCGTGGTCGAGAACGTCGAGCGCAACATTGAAGCGGGGCTGAGCCCGCGTGAAGCCACCTACCAGGCGATGCGCGAAGTCTCGGGCCCGATCATTGCGATTGCGCTGGTGCTGGTCGCGGTGTTTGTGCCGCTGGCTTTTATCAGTGGTCTGACCGGCCAGTTCTACAAGCAGTTTGCGGTGACGATCGCCATCTCCACAGTGATCTCGGCCATCAACTCGCTGACCCTGTCGCCGGCGCTGGCAGCGCTGCTGCTCAAGGGCCATGACGAGCCCAAGGATGCGCTCACCCGTGGCATGGACCGTGTGCTGGGTGGCTTCTTCCGCCGCTTCAATGCCGTCTTCCACCGTGGCTCGGAAGCCTACAGTGGCGGCGTGCGCCGCGTGATTGGCCACAAGGCCGGCATGTTTGTGGTCTACCTGGCGCTTGTCGGTGCCACCTGGGGCCTGTTCCATATGGTGCCCGGCGGCTTTGTGCCGGCGCAGGACAAGCAGTACCTGGTCGGTTTTGCCCAGCTGCCCGATGGCGCAACCCTGGACCGCACCGAAGACGTGATCAAGCGCATGGGCGATATCGTCAAAGACAACCCCAATGTGCAGGACGCCATCGCCTTCCCCGGTCTGTCGATCAATGGTTTCACCAACAGCTCGAACTCCGGCATCGTGTTTGTCTCGCTCAAGCCCTTTGCCGAGCGCACCCGCGCCGACCAAAGCGGTGGCGCCGTGGCCGGCCAACTGAACCAGGCCTTTGGCCAGATCCAGGACGCCTTTATCGCCATGTTCCCGCCGCCCCCCGTGTCGGGCCTGGGCACCACGGGCGGCTTCAAGCTGCAGATCGAGGACCGGGCGTCGCTCGGCTACGAAGCGATGGACGGCGCGGTCAAGGCCTTCATGGCCAAGGCCTACCAGACGCCTGAGCTGACCGGCATCTTCTCGAGCTGGCAGGTCAATGTGCCCCAGCTCTTTGCCGATATCGACCGCACCAAGGCGCGCCAGCTCGGTGTGCCGGTGACCGACATCTTCGAGACCCTGCAGATCTACCTGGGCAGCCTGTATGCCAATGACTTCAACCAGTTTGGCCGCACCTACAGCGTGCGGGTTCAGGCGGATGCGGGATTCCGCGCCCGTGCCGAAGATGTGGGCGCGTTGAAGGTGCGCTCGACCACCGGCGAGATGGTGCCGCTGTCGGCGCTGATGAAGCTCGAGCCCAGCTTTGGCCCTGAGCGTGCGATGCGCTACAACGGCTTCCTGTCTGCCGACGTCAATGGCGGCCCCGCCCCCGGTTTCTCGTCGGGCCAGGCGCGCGAAGCGGTAGAGCGCATTGCTGCCGAGACCTTGCCGCAGGGCATCAGCTTTGAATGGACGGAGCTGACCTACCAGGAAATCCTGGCGGGCAATTCGGCAGCGCTCGTCTTTCCGCTGGCTATCTTGCTGGTGTTCCTGGTGCTCGCTGCGCAGTATGAAAGCCTGACCTTGCCGCTGGCGATTGTGCTGATCGTGCCGATGGGGCTGCTCGCCGCCATGACCGGTGTCTGGCTCTCGCATGGCGACAACAATGTGTTCACCCAGATCGGCCTGGTGGTGCTGGTGGGGCTGTCAGCCAAGAACGCCATCTTGATTGTGGAGTTTGCCCGTGAGCTGGAGTTTGCCGGACGCACCCCCGTGCAAGCCGCGATTGAGGCGAGCCGCCTGCGTTTGCGCCCCATCCTGATGACCTCGATGGCCTTCATCATGGGCGTGCTGCCGCTGGTGCTGTCCAAGGGCGCCGGTGCCGAGATGCGCAGCGCCATGGGTGTGGCGGTGTTTGCCGGGATGATTGGTGTGACCGCGTTTGGTCTTTTCCTGACCCCCGTGTTCTATGTACTGCTGCGCAAGCTCGCAGGCAACCGCCCGCTCAAGCAGCATGGCGCCCATGTGGCTCCGATCACGACGCCGGTGCCAGCCCCCGTGCATGGCGCAGGCTCGGGCCAACCCATCTTGGCCGCGGCGCGCGGACATGACGAATAA
- a CDS encoding efflux transporter outer membrane subunit — protein sequence MTLFTHANAGRGPVGQSLRRALAPLRLKLLTPLAAALLLAGCATALPPAVQNAGVPVPAAFSTAQDQASWTTAAPAEAQPRGAWWLAFGDAELTQLVERAADANTDVQTAAARLAEARALLRSADAQRLPQVGVSGGAARQAGANTSNGLQPATLVTAGLNLSYEVDLFGRLSQASQAAQLDADARAALLQSTRLMVQSDVAQTYLQLRALQTEQQLVQQSLSAYRDTLRLIQRRFDAGDAAELEVVRMQSEVSATESEALALERQQATLSNALAVLVGEVATGFVLPAAQGEVRLPVIPAGVPGTVLARRPDVSAAQASVLAAQARVGVAQAAWFPAITLTGNGGFASPDLGDLFKWSARSWGLGALLSLPLFDGGQREAQEEGAKARLEAAVAAQRGQVLGAFREVEDQLSSLRLLQGQATVLGQAVQSAERATHLSDVRYRNGLVSQLELLDARRNELRNRRQALQVRTAQYTATIALIRALGGSWDSAPLAENGAASAKAAG from the coding sequence ATGACCCTATTTACCCATGCCAACGCCGGGCGGGGCCCGGTGGGCCAAAGCCTGCGCCGCGCGCTGGCCCCCCTGCGCTTGAAACTGCTCACGCCGCTGGCGGCGGCCCTGCTGCTGGCCGGTTGCGCAACCGCGCTGCCGCCTGCTGTACAAAACGCTGGCGTGCCGGTGCCCGCCGCTTTCAGCACAGCGCAGGACCAGGCCTCCTGGACCACGGCGGCCCCGGCCGAGGCCCAGCCCCGGGGCGCCTGGTGGCTGGCCTTTGGCGATGCCGAGCTGACCCAGCTGGTCGAGCGCGCAGCGGACGCCAACACCGATGTGCAAACGGCCGCAGCCCGCCTGGCAGAGGCCCGGGCGCTGCTGCGCTCGGCCGATGCCCAGCGCCTGCCGCAAGTGGGCGTCTCCGGCGGCGCGGCGCGCCAGGCCGGTGCCAACACCAGCAATGGTTTGCAGCCGGCGACCTTGGTGACGGCCGGGCTCAACCTGTCCTACGAGGTCGACCTGTTTGGCCGTCTCTCGCAAGCCAGCCAAGCTGCCCAGCTTGACGCCGATGCCCGTGCCGCCTTGCTGCAAAGCACGCGGCTGATGGTGCAGTCCGATGTGGCGCAGACCTATCTGCAGCTGCGCGCGCTGCAAACCGAGCAGCAGCTGGTGCAGCAAAGCCTGTCCGCCTACCGCGACACCTTGCGCTTGATCCAGCGCCGCTTTGACGCGGGCGACGCCGCCGAGCTGGAGGTGGTGCGCATGCAAAGCGAGGTGTCGGCGACCGAGTCCGAGGCCTTGGCCTTGGAACGCCAGCAGGCAACACTCAGCAATGCGCTGGCAGTGCTGGTGGGCGAGGTGGCGACCGGCTTTGTGCTGCCCGCTGCCCAGGGCGAGGTGCGCTTGCCGGTGATCCCGGCAGGTGTGCCAGGCACCGTGCTGGCCCGCCGGCCCGATGTGTCGGCCGCGCAAGCCAGCGTGCTGGCCGCACAGGCCCGCGTGGGCGTGGCGCAAGCGGCCTGGTTTCCGGCGATCACCTTGACCGGCAATGGCGGCTTTGCCTCGCCCGACCTGGGCGACCTGTTCAAATGGTCGGCCCGCTCCTGGGGCCTGGGCGCGCTGCTGTCGCTGCCGCTGTTTGACGGCGGCCAGCGCGAGGCGCAGGAAGAGGGCGCCAAGGCCCGGCTGGAAGCGGCAGTGGCGGCCCAGCGCGGCCAGGTGCTGGGGGCCTTTCGCGAGGTGGAAGACCAGCTGAGCAGCCTGCGCCTGCTGCAAGGCCAAGCCACGGTGCTGGGCCAGGCCGTGCAGTCGGCCGAGCGCGCCACGCACCTCTCCGATGTGCGCTACCGCAACGGCCTGGTCAGCCAGCTCGAACTGCTCGACGCCCGCCGCAACGAGCTGCGCAACCGGCGCCAGGCGCTGCAGGTGCGCACCGCCCAGTACACGGCCACCATTGCGCTCATTCGCGCACTGGGCGGCAGCTGGGACAGCGCGCCGCTGGCAGAGAACGGCGCAGCCAGCGCCAAGGCAGCAGGTTAA
- a CDS encoding site-specific integrase, producing the protein MKSYIPLPIPVDTDLLPAAPPGAAPLQPELLSASAQDALHALRLEAASENTTNSYQGALRYWAAWYWLRYGQAIALPLPANVVLQFVADHGEHLGAQGAQSGLPPALDAQLVQLGFKGKRGSLAHSTLVHRIAVLSKAHSHQALPNPCHSTEVREALQHLRKAYARRGMLEQKKAALTRPLLEQLLATCDESLKGRRDRALLLFAWASGGRRRSEVADARMEWLQSMGPGQYLYDLRLSKTNQSGSARPENFKPVVGVAGAALAQWLEGSGIREGAIFRRVFKNGLVGDSALSALSVNNIVKERCALAGVEGDFSAHSLRSGFVTEAGRQNMALADTMAMTGHQSAATVLGYFRAEAPLANKAARLLDDPQAD; encoded by the coding sequence ATGAAGTCTTACATACCACTTCCTATACCGGTAGATACGGATTTGCTGCCCGCAGCGCCGCCTGGCGCCGCGCCATTGCAGCCTGAGCTGCTGTCCGCATCGGCGCAAGACGCATTACATGCGCTGCGGCTGGAGGCTGCCTCTGAAAACACCACCAACAGCTACCAAGGGGCGCTGCGCTACTGGGCCGCCTGGTACTGGTTGCGCTATGGCCAGGCCATTGCCCTGCCGCTGCCGGCCAATGTGGTGCTGCAGTTTGTGGCTGACCACGGCGAGCACCTGGGCGCGCAAGGCGCGCAGTCGGGCCTGCCGCCGGCGCTGGACGCGCAGCTGGTGCAACTTGGCTTCAAGGGAAAACGGGGATCATTGGCGCATTCCACCCTGGTGCACCGGATTGCGGTGCTATCCAAGGCGCACAGCCACCAGGCCCTGCCCAATCCCTGCCACAGCACGGAAGTGCGCGAGGCACTGCAGCACCTGCGCAAGGCCTATGCGCGCCGGGGCATGCTGGAGCAGAAAAAGGCCGCCCTCACCCGCCCCTTGCTGGAGCAGCTGCTGGCCACCTGCGATGAAAGTCTCAAAGGCCGGCGTGACCGCGCCTTGCTACTGTTTGCCTGGGCTAGCGGTGGGCGCCGGAGATCAGAGGTGGCGGACGCGCGCATGGAATGGCTGCAGAGCATGGGCCCGGGCCAGTACCTCTATGACCTGCGCCTATCCAAAACCAACCAGAGCGGATCCGCCCGGCCGGAGAACTTCAAGCCCGTCGTTGGCGTGGCCGGTGCGGCGCTCGCCCAGTGGCTGGAGGGCTCGGGCATCCGTGAGGGCGCGATATTTAGACGCGTGTTCAAGAATGGCCTGGTGGGCGACTCGGCACTGAGCGCGCTGTCGGTCAACAACATCGTCAAGGAGCGCTGCGCGCTCGCGGGGGTTGAGGGGGATTTTTCTGCGCACTCGCTGCGCTCGGGCTTTGTGACCGAAGCGGGCCGGCAGAACATGGCGCTGGCCGACACGATGGCGATGACCGGCCACCAAAGTGCGGCGACGGTGCTGGGCTATTTCCGCGCCGAGGCGCCTCTGGCCAACAAGGCAGCGCGCCTGCTTGATGACCCGCAGGCCGACTGA
- a CDS encoding alpha/beta hydrolase — protein sequence MSDTTVKTRSPAPDFIDTVAPTASGESVAVRLYGSKGKSGEPSPLVLHFHGGAFVEGDLDSGCTVAGLLASAGARVVSVAYPLSPEHPFPRPLEIGYEMLQWSYKHRTRLAGKGAPMYVAGEEAGANLAAGVCLMARDQRHPPLAGQILLSPMLNPCAGTASLRAANGDATECKWAEGWSKFLGCTYDGIHPYAVPAMAQRLAGLPATLIMVGDEDPMHDEALAYASRLQAAGHLVQQHVFKVAQQWPDALLEPRAPEPCPCAGAVLEQLALFFETSRCRAQA from the coding sequence ATGTCTGACACCACCGTAAAAACCCGTTCACCGGCTCCTGACTTCATCGACACCGTCGCTCCGACGGCGTCGGGCGAGTCGGTGGCCGTGCGCCTGTACGGTAGCAAAGGCAAGTCGGGCGAGCCTTCGCCCTTGGTGCTGCATTTTCATGGCGGCGCTTTTGTTGAAGGCGATCTCGACAGTGGCTGCACCGTAGCGGGTCTGCTGGCCTCAGCAGGTGCCCGTGTGGTGTCGGTGGCGTACCCGCTCTCGCCTGAGCATCCATTTCCGCGTCCATTGGAGATCGGATATGAAATGCTCCAGTGGAGCTACAAACATCGCACACGCCTTGCCGGCAAAGGTGCGCCGATGTATGTGGCTGGTGAGGAGGCGGGCGCCAACCTGGCGGCCGGCGTGTGCTTGATGGCGCGTGATCAACGCCATCCGCCGCTGGCAGGGCAGATCCTGCTCTCACCCATGCTCAATCCCTGCGCCGGCACGGCATCGCTTCGCGCTGCCAATGGCGATGCGACGGAATGCAAATGGGCCGAGGGCTGGAGCAAGTTCCTGGGCTGCACCTATGACGGTATCCATCCCTACGCCGTGCCCGCGATGGCACAGCGCCTGGCTGGGCTGCCGGCAACGCTCATCATGGTGGGCGATGAAGACCCGATGCACGACGAGGCACTGGCCTATGCCAGCCGCCTGCAGGCAGCCGGTCATCTGGTGCAGCAGCATGTGTTCAAGGTCGCGCAACAGTGGCCCGATGCATTGCTCGAGCCCCGAGCTCCCGAGCCCTGTCCCTGTGCCGGGGCGGTGCTGGAACAACTGGCACTTTTCTTCGAGACATCCCGATGTCGGGCGCAAGCCTGA
- a CDS encoding DUF1624 domain-containing protein codes for MPTQFHPVTYADSKPRAPRDRWDHLDVLRGLAMVWMTVFHLCFDLSHLQLWRQDFYHDPVWTWQRSAIVSLFLLCAGLAQAAAQSKQTSATRFYQRWAQVAGCALLVSAGSYLVFPNSFIYFGVLHGMAVMLLLLRLLHGCSDRLLLCLAMLCMLAPGLYHYAASSLPAALVEWLNTKPLSPLGLVTRKPATEDFVPILPWLGVMLLGLSVGRQQMAKPGAWLQAYLARPAQSWASRSLAWLGRHSLPYYMLHQLVLLGGLMLLVLLLPTALD; via the coding sequence ATGCCCACCCAGTTCCACCCTGTCACCTACGCCGATTCAAAGCCCCGCGCGCCGCGCGATCGCTGGGACCACCTGGATGTGCTGCGAGGCCTGGCAATGGTCTGGATGACGGTCTTCCACCTCTGCTTTGATCTGAGCCACCTGCAGCTGTGGCGCCAGGATTTCTACCACGACCCTGTCTGGACCTGGCAGCGCAGCGCCATTGTCAGCCTGTTCCTGCTGTGCGCAGGCCTGGCCCAAGCCGCAGCCCAGAGCAAGCAGACCAGCGCCACCCGGTTTTACCAGCGCTGGGCGCAGGTAGCGGGCTGCGCGCTGCTGGTCAGCGCCGGCTCCTACCTGGTGTTTCCCAACAGCTTTATCTATTTTGGCGTGCTCCATGGCATGGCCGTGATGCTGCTGCTACTGCGCCTGCTGCATGGCTGCAGTGACCGTCTGCTGCTGTGCCTGGCGATGCTTTGCATGCTCGCGCCAGGCCTCTACCACTATGCCGCCAGCAGCTTGCCTGCCGCGCTTGTCGAGTGGCTCAACACTAAGCCGCTCAGCCCCTTGGGCTTGGTGACGCGCAAGCCCGCGACCGAGGATTTTGTTCCGATCCTGCCTTGGTTGGGCGTGATGCTGCTGGGCTTGAGCGTTGGCCGCCAACAGATGGCCAAGCCCGGTGCCTGGCTGCAGGCCTACCTGGCGCGGCCTGCGCAAAGCTGGGCCAGCCGCAGCCTCGCCTGGCTGGGGCGCCACAGCCTGCCTTACTACATGCTGCACCAGCTGGTGCTGCTGGGCGGTTTGATGCTGCTGGTGCTGCTGCTGCCTACCGCACTGGATTGA
- a CDS encoding DNA-binding protein, which translates to MEMSRATRSVQKEDVWQAADALLLEGKRPTIERVRQKIGRGSPNTVSPMLEAWFATLGPRLGAGGGGSALNGEPDSALGNGLPPVLVQALQQVWEQVQAQASQAADALLEPVREDLQAQQQALDDAQQALAQERSLMAQQRAATEQALAVAHAQIKMQSGRLADLEQAGRQKDQFAATQQQRLQALEQELFANRKARDEADLAHAEQLRELQHSTQLQQHRALQELDRARQETKQAMAAQRAEQEKLAKLEAQWQQDRQTLQGQREQQAAQLQQAQAQVQQLQHQLQSAQAAHAQAMALQSHQHETALAQLRLEQAQAGRAGDTVAAADTGAGNGRRPMRSVPPAARPLRRLPGSRLRGKN; encoded by the coding sequence ATGGAAATGTCGCGTGCCACGCGCAGCGTGCAAAAAGAAGATGTCTGGCAGGCGGCCGATGCGCTGCTGCTAGAGGGCAAACGGCCGACGATTGAGCGGGTGCGCCAGAAGATCGGCCGGGGCTCGCCCAATACGGTAAGCCCCATGCTGGAGGCCTGGTTTGCGACCTTGGGGCCGCGCCTGGGAGCGGGAGGCGGGGGCAGCGCCCTCAATGGCGAGCCTGATAGCGCTCTCGGCAACGGCTTGCCGCCCGTGCTGGTGCAGGCGCTGCAACAGGTCTGGGAGCAGGTGCAAGCGCAGGCATCGCAAGCGGCCGATGCGCTGTTGGAGCCCGTGCGCGAGGATCTGCAGGCGCAGCAGCAAGCGTTAGACGACGCTCAGCAAGCCCTGGCGCAAGAGCGCAGCCTGATGGCCCAGCAACGCGCCGCCACCGAGCAGGCGCTCGCCGTAGCCCATGCCCAGATCAAGATGCAAAGCGGGCGCCTGGCTGATCTGGAGCAGGCCGGCCGGCAAAAAGACCAGTTTGCCGCCACCCAGCAGCAGCGCCTGCAGGCGCTGGAGCAGGAGCTGTTTGCCAACCGCAAAGCCCGCGATGAGGCCGACCTGGCCCATGCCGAGCAGCTGCGGGAGCTGCAGCACAGCACCCAGCTGCAGCAGCACAGGGCATTGCAAGAGCTCGACCGCGCACGCCAGGAGACCAAGCAGGCAATGGCGGCCCAGCGCGCCGAGCAAGAAAAGCTGGCCAAGCTCGAAGCCCAATGGCAGCAAGACCGCCAGACCCTGCAGGGCCAGCGTGAGCAGCAAGCCGCGCAGCTGCAGCAGGCGCAGGCCCAGGTGCAGCAGTTGCAGCACCAGCTGCAGAGCGCGCAAGCAGCACATGCGCAGGCCATGGCGCTCCAAAGCCACCAGCATGAGACTGCGCTCGCCCAGCTGCGGCTGGAGCAGGCCCAGGCGGGCAGGGCGGGGGATACAGTCGCCGCAGCAGACACTGGAGCAGGCAACGGCCGCCGCCCCATGCGCAGCGTGCCGCCAGCGGCCCGGCCCCTGCGCAGGCTGCCAGGCTCGCGCCTGCGCGGCAAAAACTAG
- a CDS encoding efflux RND transporter periplasmic adaptor subunit, whose product MSNNKTSSSPQRRWWTAIGLAAAVVAAGGTALGLQSSHASAPAEAAAPPAMPVSVAQVLQQDVQLWDEFSGRLEAVQRVDVRPRVAGALQAVHFKEGALVKAGDLLFTVDPAPYAAEVDRAEAQVVAAKARMGYSQSEAERAARLWEERAIAQKELDERSNARREADANLRAAQAALQTAKLNLGYTQVRAPVAGRMGRIDVTVGNLVSAGAGAPVLTTLVSVNPMYASFDADEQIVTNALQGLRQGKSARALIESIPVQMGVGTSGATPYNGHLQLIDNQVDARSGTVRVRAVFDNADGALMAGQFARVRMGQPHSQQALLINERAVGTDQSKKFVLVVGEGNKAEYREVQLGAPFEGLRLVTSGLKAGERIVVNGLQRVRPGAVVAPQDVPMSSKSELKNDAQQAANDGSKPAA is encoded by the coding sequence ATGAGCAACAACAAAACTTCTTCTTCCCCTCAACGCCGCTGGTGGACGGCCATCGGACTGGCAGCCGCCGTGGTAGCTGCCGGCGGCACGGCATTGGGCCTGCAAAGCTCGCACGCGAGTGCCCCGGCCGAGGCCGCAGCGCCGCCCGCGATGCCGGTCTCCGTCGCCCAGGTGCTGCAGCAGGATGTGCAGCTCTGGGACGAATTCTCCGGCCGGCTCGAAGCCGTGCAGCGCGTCGATGTGCGCCCCCGTGTGGCCGGCGCGCTGCAGGCGGTGCACTTCAAGGAAGGCGCCCTGGTCAAGGCCGGTGACCTGCTCTTCACGGTGGACCCTGCGCCATATGCCGCCGAAGTAGACCGTGCCGAAGCCCAGGTAGTGGCCGCGAAGGCGCGCATGGGCTATTCGCAAAGCGAAGCCGAGCGTGCTGCACGCCTGTGGGAAGAGCGCGCGATTGCGCAAAAGGAACTCGACGAGCGCAGCAATGCCCGCCGTGAGGCAGACGCCAACCTGCGCGCCGCCCAGGCCGCGTTGCAGACGGCCAAGTTGAACCTGGGCTACACGCAGGTGCGCGCGCCGGTGGCCGGCCGCATGGGCCGCATCGATGTGACCGTGGGCAACCTGGTCAGTGCCGGCGCCGGCGCGCCGGTGCTCACGACCCTGGTGTCCGTCAACCCCATGTACGCCAGCTTTGATGCCGACGAGCAAATCGTGACCAACGCGCTGCAAGGCCTGCGCCAGGGCAAGAGCGCGCGGGCGCTGATCGAGAGCATTCCCGTGCAGATGGGGGTGGGCACGAGCGGCGCCACCCCTTACAACGGCCACCTGCAGCTGATTGACAACCAGGTCGATGCGCGCAGCGGCACGGTGCGGGTGCGTGCGGTGTTTGACAACGCCGATGGCGCGCTGATGGCCGGCCAGTTTGCCCGCGTGCGCATGGGCCAGCCCCACAGCCAGCAAGCGCTGCTGATCAATGAGCGTGCGGTGGGCACGGACCAGAGCAAGAAGTTTGTACTGGTGGTGGGCGAGGGCAACAAGGCCGAATACCGCGAAGTGCAGCTGGGCGCGCCGTTTGAAGGCCTGCGCCTGGTGACCTCGGGCCTCAAAGCCGGCGAGCGCATTGTGGTCAACGGCCTGCAGCGCGTGCGGCCCGGCGCCGTGGTGGCGCCGCAGGATGTGCCCATGTCCAGCAAGTCCGAGCTCAAGAACGATGCGCAGCAGGCAGCCAACGATGGCTCCAAGCCAGCCGCCTAA